TACCAAATCCAAATGGTGAACTAGATAATTTATATCTAGATATGAATGGTATCGTCCATCCATGTTCTCACCCAGAGAACAAACCACCTCCAGAAACTGAAGACGAGATGCTTTTAGCCGTGTTTGAATATACCAATCGTGTTTTAAATATGGCAAGACCAAGGAAAGTCTTGGTAATGGCAGTCGATGGTGTTGCACCACGTGCCAAAATGAATCAACAACGTGCTCGTAGATTTAGAAGTGCTAGAGATGctcaaattgaaaatgaagctCGTGAAGAAATTCTACGTCAGAAGGAGGAAATTGGTGAAATGATTGATGATGCTGTtaagaataagaaaacaTGGGATTCGAATGCTATTACACCGGGAACACCATTTATGGATAAATTAGCAGCAGCTTTGAGATATTGGACTGCTTTCAAATTGGCCACTGATCCAGGTTGGAAAAGTTTACAAGTTATAATCAGTGATGCTACTGTACCAGGTGAGGGTGAACATAAAATTATGAATTTCATTAGATCTCAAAGAGCTGATCCTGAATATAATCCAAATACAACCCATTGTATTTATGGTCTAGATGCAGACTTGATCTTTTTAGGATTGGCCACTCATGAACCacatttcaaaatcttaAGAGAAGATGTATTTGCGCAAGATAATAGAAGGCGAGGCAACACCTTAGCAGATAGTATTAATATGTCTGAAGAGGAGAAAAGATTAATCCAAGAACAAGACGCTCAAAAACCATTTTTATGGCTACATATTAGTACCTTAAGGGATTATTTAAGTGCAGAATTATGGATTCCAAGGTTACCATTCCCATTTGATTTGGAAAGGGCTATCGATGATTGGGTTTTCATGTGTTTTTTCTGTggtaatgattttttaCCTCATTTACCTTGTTTAGACGTTCGAGAAAATAGTattgatattcttttaGACATTTGGAAAGTTGTCCTACCGAATTTGAAGACTTATATGACATGCGATGGtgaattgaatttagaGTCAGTTGAGATGCTTTTGAAACAACTAGGTTCTCGTGAGAGTGATATTTTTAAGACCAGACACATTCAAGAAATCAGGAAACAAGAAAGTATTCAAAGAAGGAAATTACAAAGacaaaatggaaataaCAATTTTGCAACTGGTCAAGAACAATTACAAATGCATGATACTTCTGGTAACCTAGCAAAGGGTTCTTGGAACTTGACAACAAGTGATATGGTAAGGTTAAAAAAGGAGTTGATGTTAGCTAACGAGGGTGATCCTGAAGCAATACGCGATAATAAAAGACTGAAAGTAGCAAAAATAGATGAATTGACTAAGAATATTAGTAATGAAGAGATGGACAAAGTTGTTGATTTGGCCAACAAATCAAACTTCACTGCCGCTgagataatgaaaaagaaattacaaGCTAGGAAGCataaattggaagaagatgagaagaaagaaaaagaagaggGAGCTGAAGCTGAAGCTGAAGAAGAGagatcaaaaaaaaaattgaaaacagaagaagataatttgaatgaagaaatttcaaaCGAAGTTGAAGCAGAAaacgaagatgaagaaagcAGTGTTAGCGGAACAGCAACTCCATCTGCAGTTGTAGTTTCAAATGGCCCAATTAAAAGTGGTGTTATTGATACTGATGAGGCTGTTAGGCTCTTTGAGCCTGGTTATAGAGAACGTTATTATAAAGCTAAATGTTATGTCTCTGACGAAGATATTGAATCTTTAAGAAAGGGGATGGTGAAATCGTATATTGAAGGTGTTTCTTGGGTGttgttatattattatcaaggTTGTGCTTCATGGAACTGGTATTATCCATACCATTATGCACCATTTGCTCAAGATTTCTTTGGAATAACTGATATGGAtgttaaatttgaattaggTGAACCCTTTTTACCATTTGAACAACTGATGAGTGTTTTACCAGCAGCTTCTGGTCATACTTTGCCAAGTATATTCCGTCCACTAATGAGTGAACCTGATTCCCCGATTATTGATTTCTACCCTGCTGAGTTCCCAATTGATATGAACGGGAAAAAGATGTCATGGCAAGGTATCAGTTTGTTACCATTTATTGATGAGAAACGATTATTGAAAACTGTTCGTGAACAATACCCCAAATTAACTGATTATGAAAAATCTAGGAATGTTCGTAAGGAAGCTGTATTATTAATCAGCAACAAGAACGCTAATTATGagaaatttacaaaaaaactATATAAATCTGTCGATGGCAAGATAGAAACTgctgaattattattccatCATTTCAAGAGTGGTCTAAGTGGTATTGTCTGTACTGATAGTGAAGGTTTTACTTTGGgttcaaaaatattatgtCCAGTTCAAGGTGGATCACTGCCCGATCTTTCTACAAATTCACTACTGAAAATGACCTATAAGCTGTTGCCATTACCTTCAAGGAATAAATCAGTTATATTAAATGGTTATATTCCTCCTGAACGTGTGTTAAACCAATATGATCTTGATTCTGTGATGTACAAATACAACAATAACCCACGTAATAATCGTTGGAATTTTGGAGATGatatgaaacaaaataaaatccCAGTAGGACCAAGTGGTACTACCCAATATAAACCAAGAGTCGGCGGATTCAGagctttcttcttctttggccaacagcaacaacagcaacagcaatatcatcaacaacaacagaaCGTTAACATCACGTCTGGTAACACACAGTATACAAATGGTACTCGATATCAATCTAATAacaattataataatcGTGGAaggtataataataataataccgGTCGTGGCGGTAATTATAGAAATAATAGTACAAATGGTCGTATGAATGACCAAGATGGTAGAGGAGGTAGTTTCAGAGGTGGTAACAATGGTAATAGATATAATAACAGGAATTATAGCGGTAATCAAAGAGGTAACTCAAGTCGCTATCAAGGTGGTCCGCCCCGTCGTTAGactttcaaaaacaaacaatggCACGAATATACTTTCGACATCTTTATTCTATGCACTTTTGAACAACCGTATGTactatataaaaaaaacatatACTTATATTCtaacaatataatatactaTAAACATGGTATAAAACTTGTGTGATGTCATTTGGATTGTTCACTTGAGACTAAACGTAATGTTTCGAGATCATTATGTGacttatttaatatttgttttttgaaACCGTTATCAGGTTCACCAAAAGCAACATGACAACTAAAAAGCATTATGAAATTACTACTACGAAGTGTCTGAATTCTTCAGCCCCAAGCAAAATAGCTCTTGTTGATCGTTATGAACGGTCCCGGGAAATATGCTGTCATTTCATATAGGGTTCAACTTCAACAACCCTACGTACGGAAATTTCTCCACCATGTCTTCGTCCCCCCACAGATTTTTCCGGGATAACATCCCTACACCCCTACTACCAACCCGGTGGAGAATTTTTACCGCACACCGGAAAATCTTCGGGAAAATTATGTTTCCTTTGCAGATTCTAGTGCTACGGTT
Above is a genomic segment from Naumovozyma dairenensis CBS 421 chromosome 6, complete genome containing:
- the RAT1 gene encoding ssRNA exonuclease RAT1 (similar to Saccharomyces cerevisiae RAT1 (YOR048C); ancestral locus Anc_5.645); this translates as MGVPSFFRWLSRKYPKIISPVLEEQPQIVDNVKLPLDYSLPNPNGELDNLYLDMNGIVHPCSHPENKPPPETEDEMLLAVFEYTNRVLNMARPRKVLVMAVDGVAPRAKMNQQRARRFRSARDAQIENEAREEILRQKEEIGEMIDDAVKNKKTWDSNAITPGTPFMDKLAAALRYWTAFKLATDPGWKSLQVIISDATVPGEGEHKIMNFIRSQRADPEYNPNTTHCIYGLDADLIFLGLATHEPHFKILREDVFAQDNRRRGNTLADSINMSEEEKRLIQEQDAQKPFLWLHISTLRDYLSAELWIPRLPFPFDLERAIDDWVFMCFFCGNDFLPHLPCLDVRENSIDILLDIWKVVLPNLKTYMTCDGELNLESVEMLLKQLGSRESDIFKTRHIQEIRKQESIQRRKLQRQNGNNNFATGQEQLQMHDTSGNLAKGSWNLTTSDMVRLKKELMLANEGDPEAIRDNKRLKVAKIDELTKNISNEEMDKVVDLANKSNFTAAEIMKKKLQARKHKLEEDEKKEKEEGAEAEAEEERSKKKLKTEEDNLNEEISNEVEAENEDEESSVSGTATPSAVVVSNGPIKSGVIDTDEAVRLFEPGYRERYYKAKCYVSDEDIESLRKGMVKSYIEGVSWVLLYYYQGCASWNWYYPYHYAPFAQDFFGITDMDVKFELGEPFLPFEQLMSVLPAASGHTLPSIFRPLMSEPDSPIIDFYPAEFPIDMNGKKMSWQGISLLPFIDEKRLLKTVREQYPKLTDYEKSRNVRKEAVLLISNKNANYEKFTKKLYKSVDGKIETAELLFHHFKSGLSGIVCTDSEGFTLGSKILCPVQGGSLPDLSTNSLLKMTYKLLPLPSRNKSVILNGYIPPERVLNQYDLDSVMYKYNNNPRNNRWNFGDDMKQNKIPVGPSGTTQYKPRVGGFRAFFFFGQQQQQQQQYHQQQQNVNITSGNTQYTNGTRYQSNNNYNNRGRYNNNNTGRGGNYRNNSTNGRMNDQDGRGGSFRGGNNGNRYNNRNYSGNQRGNSSRYQGGPPRR